In the genome of Chrysemys picta bellii isolate R12L10 chromosome 17, ASM1138683v2, whole genome shotgun sequence, one region contains:
- the LOC101950954 gene encoding gastrula zinc finger protein XlCGF57.1-like, with amino-acid sequence MQDAAAAASPVGSAQGESPSLKGGDLLRLESAPLGQPWALRTPPPELETAGDAGMASENGEEKPQQDAGDPGGRLLWLAKACESQPRAEEPVRSCSPRMRHRSVLTGERPYPCSECGKSFGQSSSLIRHQRIHTGETPFACAECGKRFSQSSSLVTHRRIHTGETPYTCAECGKSFRRSSNLITHQRIHTGETPYTCAECGKSFRQSSNLITHWRIHTGETPYTCAECGKRFGQSSTFIRHQTIHTGETPYACSECGKSFNRCSALITHRRIHTGETPYSCAECGKRFSLSSTLIAHRRIHTGDTPYTCAECGKSFRQSSNLNTHRRIHTGETPYACSECGKRFGQRSTFIRHRRVHTGETPYTCSECGKSFRQSSTLITHWRIHMEEAPYACSKCGKRFSHSSALIRHLRIHTGETPYPCSECGKRFSHSSALTTHWRIHTGETPYKCSECGKSFRRSSGLRTHWRIHTGETPYTCSECGKSFSHSSTLTTHRRIHTGETPYACGECGKRFRQRSSLITHRRIHTGETPYACSECGKRFRQSSNLISHQRIHMGETR; translated from the exons ATGCAAGATGCCGCAGCTGCTGCTTCCCCGGTGGGGTCTGCGCAGGGGGAGAGCCCTTCCTTAAAGGGGGGAGACCTTCTCCGGCTGGAATCTGCCCCCCTagggcagccctgggctctgcggACCCCACCCCCTGAGCTGGAGACAGCAG GTGACGCCGGGATGGCGAGTGAGAACGGGGAGGAGAAGCCCCAGCAGGATGCTGGTGATCCAGGAGGACGTTTGCTGTGGTTGGCCAAAGCCTGTGAGAGTCAGCCCAGGGCGGAGGAACCCGTCAGGAGCTGCTCACCCCGTATGAGGCACCGGAGCGTCCTCACGGGCGAGAGACCCtacccatgctctgagtgtgggaaaagcttcggCCAGAGCTCCTCTCTTATTagacaccagagaatccacacaggcgaGACCCCGTTCGCATGTGCCGAGTGCGGGAAACGGTTTAGCCAGAGCTCTTCCCTGGTCACCCACCGGAGAATCCACACTGGCGAGACGCCCTACACCTGCgccgagtgcgggaaaagcttccggCGGAGCTCAAACCTGATCAcgcaccagagaatccacaccgGCGAGACGCCCTACACCTGCgccgagtgcgggaaaagcttccggCAGAGCTCAAACCTCATCACACATTGGAGGATCCACACCGGCGAGACGCCCTACACCTGCGCCGAGTGCGGGAAACGCTTCGGCCAGAGCTCAACCTTCATTCGACATCAGACCATCCACACCGGGGAGACACCCTATGCCTGCtccgagtgcgggaaaagcttcaatcgatGCTCTGCCCTGATCACGCACCGgaggatccacacgggagagacgCCCTACAGCTGCGCCGAGTGCGGGAAACGCTTCAGTCTGAGCTCGACCCTCATCGCACATCGGAGGATCCACACCGGAGACACGCCCTACACCTGTgccgagtgcgggaaaagcttccggCAGAGCTCAAACCTGAACACCCATCGGAGGATCCACACCGGGGAGACACCCTACGCCTGCTCCGAGTGCGGGAAACGCTTCGGTCAGAGATCAACCTTTATTAGACATCGACGAGTCCACACGGGGGAGACGCCTtacacgtgctctgagtgcgggaaaagcttccggCAGAGCTCCACCCTCATCACGCATTGGAGAATCCACATGGAAGAGGCCCCCTACGCATGCTCCAAGTGCGGGAAACGTTTTAGCCACAGCTCTGCCCTTATTAGACATCTGAGGATCCACACCGGGGAGACCCCTTACCcctgctctgagtgcgggaaacgTTTCAGCCACAGCTCTGCCTTGACCACGCACtggagaatccacacgggagagacgCCCTACAAATGCtccgagtgcgggaaaagcttccggCGAAGCTCCGGCCTCCGCACCCACTGGAGGATCCACACCGGCGAGACGCCCTACACGTGCtccgagtgcgggaaaagcttcagccaCAGTTCCACTCTGACCACCCACCGGAGAATCCACACCGGGGAGACGCCCTACGCCTGCGGCGAGTGCGGGAAACGCTTCCGGCAGAGATCCAGCCTCATCACGCACCGGAGGATTCACACCGGAGAGACGCCCTACGCCTGCTCCGAGTGTGGGAAACGCTTCCGGCAGAGCTCAAACCTTATAtctcatcagagaatccacatgggGGAGACACGCTGA